The genome window GGCCGACTTCATCGGCGGCGAGGCCTTGGTCATTCGCAAGGGTAAGAAGAACTACGGTCTGGTCACCCAGCTGTAATTCGCACGAAAAGAAAGAAGAAAGCCCCGCTTCCGCAAGGAAGCGGGGCTTTTTGTTTGCGGGTCAATTCGGGCTAGATCTCGAAGAGCCGGTCCTTGTACAGGGCCCAGGTCTTGAGGAAGGTGGCGTCGAAGGTCCGCTGCTCCACGGCCTGGCGCGCCTTTCTGCCCATGTAGTAGATGCGTTCCGGCGTATCCACCAGGTGAAGCACCGCGCGGACGATGGCGTCCGGGTTGTGGGCCGGGATGACCAGGCCGGTTTCGTCCTGGATGATGTTTTCGCACGGGCCGCCCTGGTCCGTGACGATGCAGGGCAGTCCCGAGGCCTGGGCCTCGAGCACCACGTTGCCGAAGGTGTCCGTGGCCGAGGGAAAGACGAACAGGTCCGAGCTGGCGTAGGCCGCAGCCAGACGGTCCCCGGTGAGCAGCCCCGTGAACACCGTGTTGGTGCCGCGCAGGCTCTTGCGCATCTCGTCCAGGTACGGCCCGTCGCCAACCACCACCAGGGTCAGGTCCGGGCGGATCTTGGAGAGCATCCTGTAGGCCGTGGCCAGATGGTCGAGGCCCTTTTCCAGGGAGACCCTCCCCACATAGAGAAGCTTCTTTCCTGTTCCCGTGGCGTAGTTGAGGTAGAAGCCGTTGCGCTTGGAGGGGTGGAACCGATCCACATCCACGCCGCGCGGATAGGTGATGATTTTTTCCGGGTCGATGCCGCGCTCGGCCAGCTCCAGCTTGGTGGCCTCGGACGGGGCGTAGATGACCTGCATCTGGTTGTAGAACCAGGTCATGAACCGCCAGCAGCCGTCCTCCAGGGCCGTGTCCTCGGTAAAGGCCCGCACGTATTGCGGAAAGGCCGTGTGGTAGGTCCCGTGGAAGGGGATCCTGAGGATGCGGGAGATGGCCAGGGCCGCCAGTCCCACCGGGCCGGGCGTGGCCGCCAGGATGCAGTCGAACTCCTCCTCGAAGCAGTACTCCAGCATGTCCAGGAACGGCGGGTAGCACAGGGATATCTCCTCGTACTCGGAAAGATGGAACCGGCCCACGGGTTCGAAGTCCCGCTGGCTGGGCAGGCGCTGCTTCGAGCCGCAGGTGATGGCGATCATCTGCTTTTCGTGGCGGTCCACCAGCTCCAGCTGCTGGCGGATGGTCTTGGCCACGCCGTTGACCTCGTCGAAGGTGTCCGTGAAATGGGCCATTTTCAGGGGCCGCTCCGTTGGACGATTGGTGCGGACCTTGAATCGTTTTTCGCACTCTTCGCAGAACTCCCGCTCGCTGGAAAACAGGGTGTAGCCCACGAAGTAGGGAGCCAGCAGGGCGTAGAGCGAGCCTGCCGAGCCCATGGAGTGGAACACGTCGAAGATGTTCGCGCCCATGACGCTGGTCAGGGTGCGGTCCGCGAACTGGGCCAGCACCCGGTTGGCCGCTGCGGAAATGAATCTGGAAAGGTCGTTTTCCATGGCCTCCATGGGGCCGGTGTCGCCCTGGGCGATCCTGCGGAAGTCCGGGTCGCCGAAGATGATGTCCGAGGCCTCGCGCAGCAGGGTGTCGCGCACCGAGGAGCTGCCGCCCCTGACCGAGGAGTGCAGGGCCGCCTTGCCCCGGCCGATGAGCTTCATGAACCGGTTCACGATGCCCGATGCCTTGCGCCCCGTGGGGGTCAGGATGTTGTCCGCGAAGCGCAGGCAGACGTGCTCGGTTGCGGCGTGGCTCAGGCGGGTGCGGCTGGTGTAGAACTGGTAGGCGATGCCGTACAGGTTGTGGGCCATGGTCCTGGGCGTGGCGGGCGTTCCCGCTGGTTCGCATTTGCCCTGCTCCAGGGCCGTGAGCAGGCCGTGTACGTTCTTTTCGCCCTGGAATTTCGTGTGCATGCGGGCGATGTTCAGGGAACTGTGGTCGTCCGAGCCGCCCATGAGCGTCTTGATCCAGGGTCTTTCGCCCACCGGGCGCAGGCCGTGCTTGTCGGCCAGCTGCTCCATGTCGCGGCGGGTCAGGCCCTTGACGATGGCGGCCAGGGCCTGGTTCTGGCGCGCGTCGCGGGTGCCGTTGGCCTCCAGGAGGGGGAACAGGAGCAGGGCCTGCTCGAAATGCTCGAGTGTGAGCCGGTCGTTGACCGCGAAAAGCGGGTGGGCCAGGGCGTGGGTGATGCCCTGTTCATTGAGGTAGGGCACCAGCTCGAAGACGTTGTGGCGCACCTCCTGGATGTTCCTGTGCTGTTCCTCGGTGATGTCCCAGGCCAGCACGTGAAGCTTGCAGCCGTCGTCCGGGAAGTAGGTGGTGATTTCCTCGCTGATGAAGGCGCCGGGCAGGTGGGCGATCTCCAGGGCCCCGTCTATGGTGTTGTGGTCGGTGATGGTCACCAGGTCCATGCCCCGGGACAGGGCGATGTCGTAGAGGGCCAGGGGCTCGGTGAAGCTTTCCGGGCAGCCTATCTTCTGGAGGATCCACTGCGAGGGCCGCGTGGAGTGTTTGGAGTGGACGTGCAGGTCCGCCCGGAGCCAGTTGCCATTGCGCGCGGCGTTTTCCAGGAGCATCAGGCGCACGCTCCGAAACCGTTGTCCGCCGCCTCCTGGCACCGGATGCACAGCTGGGCTGCGGGGGTGGCCTTGAGCCGGGCCATGCCGATGTTTTCGCCGCATTCCTCGCAGACGCCGTAGTCCGAGGAGTTCATGCGTTGCAGGGCCTTTTCGATCTGCCGGGCCTTGGCGCAGGCCCGCTCGACCAGAGCCAGGTTGAGGTTTCTCTGGGTGAGTTGCGAGGCGTAGTCGATGTCGTCGGCGGTATATTCCACGCCCATGGAGCTTTCGCCGGCTGCCCCGTTCATCATGGCCAATTCGTTGTTCAGGTGGTTTCTGATTTCCCGTTTCTGAGACTCGGTCATGGCGTTACCTCCCTCTGCGGATGGATTATGTTGCCAGGAGTTCTATCCGAGTCCTCGGTGAACAGGATTTCGGACCGGTTACAATTGTGAGGCACTTGCGTGATCCGGGGCCATTGACCCCCGGATGCGGCTGCCGTATTGACAGGGGCATGAGTGAACATGCGTCCCCTGTTTCCACGGGCGGCTCGGTGGGCCGGGTGGAAAAGAAAATATTCAGGATAGATGAAGGGTTCGAGGTCTCCTGCGGCAAGCGGCTGGCCCCCATCGAGATCGCCTATGAAACCTGCGGCGAGCTCAACGCGGACCGGTCCAACGCCGTGCTGGTGCTGCACGCCCTGACCGGCGATTCCCATTGCGCGGGCTACTATTCGGGCGACGACGCCAAGCCCGGCTGGTGGGACATCATGATCGGGCCGCGCAAGCCCATCGACACGGACAAGTATTTCGTGATCTGCTCCAACGTGCTGGGCGGCTGCATGGGCTCTTCCGGGCCCTCCTGCGGGAATCCGGACACGGGCAGGCCCTACGGCCTGGACTTCCCGGTGCTGACCATCGGGGACATGGTCCGGGCCCAGCGCAGGCTGGTGGATCACCTCGGCGTGGACAAGCTGCTGTGCGCCGTGGGCGGATCCGTGGGCGGCATGCAGGTGCTGGAGTGGTCGGTGCGCTACCCGG of Salidesulfovibrio onnuriiensis contains these proteins:
- a CDS encoding glycosyltransferase; its protein translation is MLLENAARNGNWLRADLHVHSKHSTRPSQWILQKIGCPESFTEPLALYDIALSRGMDLVTITDHNTIDGALEIAHLPGAFISEEITTYFPDDGCKLHVLAWDITEEQHRNIQEVRHNVFELVPYLNEQGITHALAHPLFAVNDRLTLEHFEQALLLFPLLEANGTRDARQNQALAAIVKGLTRRDMEQLADKHGLRPVGERPWIKTLMGGSDDHSSLNIARMHTKFQGEKNVHGLLTALEQGKCEPAGTPATPRTMAHNLYGIAYQFYTSRTRLSHAATEHVCLRFADNILTPTGRKASGIVNRFMKLIGRGKAALHSSVRGGSSSVRDTLLREASDIIFGDPDFRRIAQGDTGPMEAMENDLSRFISAAANRVLAQFADRTLTSVMGANIFDVFHSMGSAGSLYALLAPYFVGYTLFSSEREFCEECEKRFKVRTNRPTERPLKMAHFTDTFDEVNGVAKTIRQQLELVDRHEKQMIAITCGSKQRLPSQRDFEPVGRFHLSEYEEISLCYPPFLDMLEYCFEEEFDCILAATPGPVGLAALAISRILRIPFHGTYHTAFPQYVRAFTEDTALEDGCWRFMTWFYNQMQVIYAPSEATKLELAERGIDPEKIITYPRGVDVDRFHPSKRNGFYLNYATGTGKKLLYVGRVSLEKGLDHLATAYRMLSKIRPDLTLVVVGDGPYLDEMRKSLRGTNTVFTGLLTGDRLAAAYASSDLFVFPSATDTFGNVVLEAQASGLPCIVTDQGGPCENIIQDETGLVIPAHNPDAIVRAVLHLVDTPERIYYMGRKARQAVEQRTFDATFLKTWALYKDRLFEI
- a CDS encoding TraR/DksA family transcriptional regulator; protein product: MTESQKREIRNHLNNELAMMNGAAGESSMGVEYTADDIDYASQLTQRNLNLALVERACAKARQIEKALQRMNSSDYGVCEECGENIGMARLKATPAAQLCIRCQEAADNGFGACA